Proteins encoded by one window of Funiculus sociatus GB2-C1:
- a CDS encoding glycosyltransferase family 4 protein: MKIAVIGAKGLPAKQGGIEHHCEEIYSRVVEQGHEVDLFARSSYTGNVSLSHYNVHGVKVVSIPSLNVKGMDALLSSALGAIASNAKRYDIVHFHALGPSLFTWLPKFASSAKVVVTCHGLDWQRAKWNKASSDLIRRGERAAVRFSDEMIVVSEELRSYFKQTYGKETIYIPNAPSNMGDSDPTFTYGTSLGLEQGRYILFLGRLVPEKCPDLLIKAFQNLQQEGWKLVMVGGTSDTNEFTSEITDMAANNKNIIFTGELRGPRLAEILRGAGLFVLPSELEGLPLSMLEAMQEGVPVLGSDIPVHQQLIGKERGMLFQVKNVDSCLRSLEWAINHQQELAVMAKNAQNYVQTNYTWNQITAETLKLYNTLTAPVPKPKPNPFPVSDRPVKA; encoded by the coding sequence ATGAAAATTGCCGTAATTGGAGCGAAAGGGTTGCCTGCCAAACAAGGTGGCATCGAGCATCACTGTGAAGAAATTTACTCGCGGGTAGTTGAACAGGGTCACGAAGTAGATTTGTTTGCTCGTTCCTCATACACCGGAAATGTTTCACTGAGTCACTATAACGTTCATGGTGTGAAGGTTGTTTCTATACCCAGCTTGAATGTCAAGGGAATGGATGCTCTGTTGAGTTCGGCGCTGGGAGCGATCGCTTCTAATGCAAAGCGTTATGATATCGTTCACTTCCACGCTTTAGGGCCATCCCTCTTTACCTGGCTACCAAAATTTGCCTCTTCAGCAAAAGTCGTTGTCACCTGTCATGGCTTAGATTGGCAACGTGCCAAATGGAACAAAGCTTCTAGCGACCTCATCCGTCGTGGGGAACGCGCTGCTGTCCGCTTCTCTGATGAGATGATAGTCGTTTCAGAGGAACTGCGCTCATACTTTAAGCAAACTTACGGTAAAGAGACAATTTATATTCCTAACGCACCCTCAAATATGGGTGATTCAGACCCTACTTTTACTTATGGAACTTCGCTAGGTCTGGAACAGGGACGCTATATTCTATTTTTAGGTAGACTGGTGCCGGAAAAGTGTCCCGACTTACTCATCAAAGCCTTTCAAAACCTTCAGCAAGAAGGATGGAAACTCGTCATGGTCGGCGGTACCAGCGATACCAATGAGTTCACCTCAGAGATAACCGACATGGCGGCGAATAACAAAAACATAATATTCACAGGTGAACTTAGAGGGCCTCGTCTAGCAGAAATCCTTCGGGGCGCGGGATTGTTTGTACTTCCTTCTGAGTTGGAGGGATTACCTCTATCGATGTTGGAAGCAATGCAGGAAGGTGTCCCCGTACTCGGTAGTGATATTCCCGTGCATCAGCAATTGATCGGCAAAGAACGGGGGATGCTTTTCCAGGTGAAAAATGTAGACTCCTGCCTCCGCAGCTTGGAATGGGCAATCAATCACCAGCAGGAACTGGCGGTAATGGCTAAAAACGCCCAGAATTATGTACAAACAAACTATACCTGGAACCAGATTACTGCCGAAACGTTGAAGTTGTACAACACACTCACCGCCCCTGTTCCAAAACCAAAACCAAACCCATTTCCAGTTTCAGACCGTCCTGTCAAGGCTTAA
- a CDS encoding type 1 glutamine amidotransferase, translating to MELTIGWLYPSLMSTYGDRGNVICLRQRAEWRGIQVNVLSLAQDTPPEEFHKVDVLVGGGAQDRQQEIVMRDLRGAKAEAIREKIEAGTPGVFTCGSPQLLGHYYEPALGQRIEGLGLLDMESKHPGPDARRCIGNVVFEVTATRLAQDLQKMLGAAPVIIGFENHGGRTYLGKVEPLGRVVSGYGNNGEDGTEGAFYRNAIATYSHGPLLPKNPFVADWLIQTALLEKYQTPVSLEPLDDTLATQAREAMFKKLTAIKK from the coding sequence ATGGAATTAACTATTGGTTGGCTTTATCCGTCGTTGATGAGTACCTATGGCGATCGGGGCAATGTGATATGCTTGCGCCAGCGCGCCGAATGGCGGGGAATTCAGGTGAATGTGTTGTCTTTGGCGCAGGATACGCCGCCAGAAGAATTTCACAAGGTGGATGTGTTGGTTGGTGGCGGCGCACAAGACCGACAGCAAGAAATCGTGATGCGGGATTTGCGGGGGGCGAAGGCGGAGGCTATCCGCGAGAAGATTGAAGCTGGGACACCAGGGGTGTTTACTTGTGGGTCGCCGCAGTTGTTGGGACACTACTATGAACCAGCGTTAGGTCAGCGGATTGAGGGATTGGGTTTGTTGGATATGGAAAGCAAGCATCCAGGCCCAGACGCGCGTCGCTGTATCGGTAATGTAGTTTTTGAGGTGACGGCGACACGGTTGGCGCAGGATTTGCAAAAGATGCTGGGCGCTGCGCCAGTAATAATTGGGTTTGAAAATCACGGCGGTAGAACTTATCTGGGGAAGGTGGAACCGTTGGGACGTGTGGTTAGCGGTTACGGTAACAATGGGGAAGATGGGACGGAAGGGGCGTTTTATCGGAATGCGATCGCTACCTACTCTCACGGCCCGCTTTTACCTAAAAATCCCTTCGTCGCTGATTGGTTGATTCAGACAGCATTATTAGAAAAGTATCAAACCCCAGTGTCTTTGGAACCGCTAGATGATACTTTAGCAACGCAGGCACGAGAAGCCATGTTTAAAAAATTAACTGCGATCAAGAAATAA
- a CDS encoding GumC family protein has product METREYTEDIDFKKYWLILKRRWLPATTVFVFTVTLATAFAFLKKPTYEAEGRLLFKKQNTTSALVTEAGAKIGQLEPLNVLNTPLDTEAEIVRSEPLIQETINSLKLKDKKGDPLKTIDFLKQLTVKGIKGTDVLQISFKSKDPQEAAKIVNKVMSLYREKNILNNRAQAAAAREFITKQLPKTEANVRKAEADLRNFKEQNNIVALEEEGSSAVKAIAELDSKKAQTQAELEDASARVAAFQNKIGLNSQRAMTLNSLSQSPAVQQVLIELQKIEGELTVERTRLQDENPRIINLESKQAALKALLQERVGQVVGSNQQVSGENLQIGELEQKLTAELVNAEVQRLGLANQVSFLSRAQSAYRQRANILPRLQQGQRDLQRQVEAAQSTYQILLKNLQEVQIAENQNVGNASLIAAATVPEKPVGTRKIIILAAGIVAGSLLYVITAFLVDLKDPTIKTAKEVRELFKYTVLGMVPSLKKKVTFRSKKLERIVPQLPVRDNPHSVISEAYRMLQANLKFLSPDQELKVIAVTSSVSKEGKSTVCANLAMAMAQLGRRVLLIDADLHHPMQHHIWDLTNAIGLSDVIVNQAEFGMAVREVMDNLDVLPSGVIPPNPLALVDSKRMAALIDNSSKNYDFIILDTPPIVLVADALAVGKMTDGILLVVRPGVVDTVSAAACKQFLVQSGQKILGLVVNGVIVENEPDSYFHHAKAYYKEDASTPKMLTAKAPKNSDRF; this is encoded by the coding sequence ATGGAAACTAGAGAATACACAGAAGATATAGATTTTAAAAAATACTGGCTTATCCTCAAACGGCGTTGGCTACCCGCCACCACCGTTTTTGTATTTACAGTTACACTAGCTACCGCATTTGCGTTCTTAAAAAAGCCCACCTATGAAGCAGAAGGTAGGCTTTTGTTTAAGAAGCAAAATACGACTTCTGCCTTAGTCACAGAGGCAGGAGCAAAAATCGGGCAGTTGGAACCGCTAAACGTTCTGAATACCCCTCTCGATACTGAAGCAGAGATAGTCCGTTCTGAACCTCTAATACAAGAGACGATAAATTCCCTAAAGCTGAAAGACAAAAAGGGAGACCCCCTAAAAACTATCGATTTCCTAAAACAGCTTACGGTAAAAGGTATCAAAGGGACTGATGTTTTGCAGATATCCTTTAAAAGCAAAGATCCCCAAGAAGCTGCAAAGATAGTCAACAAAGTTATGAGTCTTTATCGCGAGAAGAACATACTTAATAACCGCGCTCAAGCAGCTGCGGCTCGCGAATTTATTACTAAGCAGCTACCCAAAACTGAAGCTAATGTTCGTAAAGCAGAAGCAGATTTGCGTAATTTCAAAGAACAGAATAACATTGTAGCTTTAGAAGAAGAAGGAAGCTCAGCTGTAAAAGCGATCGCAGAGCTAGACAGCAAAAAAGCTCAAACTCAGGCTGAACTTGAAGATGCAAGTGCTAGAGTTGCCGCCTTCCAAAATAAGATAGGTCTGAATTCACAGCGGGCTATGACACTAAACTCGCTCAGTCAATCTCCCGCAGTTCAGCAAGTGTTGATAGAACTCCAAAAAATTGAAGGCGAGTTGACAGTCGAGCGCACCCGTCTTCAGGATGAAAACCCCAGAATAATTAATCTGGAAAGTAAACAAGCAGCATTAAAAGCTTTACTACAGGAACGGGTAGGTCAGGTTGTTGGCAGTAACCAACAAGTATCCGGGGAAAATTTACAAATTGGTGAACTTGAACAAAAACTAACCGCAGAATTAGTCAATGCAGAGGTGCAACGCTTAGGCTTGGCTAATCAAGTCAGTTTTCTATCTCGCGCTCAGTCGGCCTACAGGCAAAGGGCTAACATTTTACCCAGATTGCAACAGGGTCAGCGGGATTTACAACGACAAGTAGAAGCCGCGCAATCAACCTATCAAATTCTCTTGAAAAATCTTCAAGAGGTACAAATTGCAGAAAATCAAAATGTAGGTAACGCTAGTTTAATTGCCGCCGCTACAGTTCCAGAAAAGCCCGTAGGTACTCGCAAGATAATAATCCTAGCTGCCGGAATTGTGGCAGGCAGTCTACTTTATGTAATCACTGCTTTCCTTGTAGACCTGAAAGATCCAACCATCAAAACCGCCAAAGAGGTGCGGGAGTTATTTAAGTATACCGTCCTGGGAATGGTTCCTTCTTTGAAGAAAAAAGTAACTTTTCGCAGTAAGAAGCTAGAAAGAATTGTTCCGCAGCTTCCCGTTAGAGATAATCCACATTCGGTTATCAGTGAAGCTTACCGAATGCTTCAGGCAAACTTGAAGTTTCTCAGTCCAGATCAAGAGCTGAAAGTCATTGCGGTGACAAGTTCTGTTTCTAAGGAAGGCAAGTCTACGGTTTGTGCCAACTTGGCTATGGCTATGGCTCAACTGGGAAGACGAGTTTTATTAATAGATGCGGATCTGCACCATCCCATGCAGCATCATATCTGGGACTTGACTAATGCAATTGGTCTGAGCGATGTCATCGTTAATCAAGCTGAGTTTGGAATGGCTGTGCGAGAAGTGATGGATAACCTCGATGTGCTTCCTTCTGGGGTGATTCCTCCTAATCCATTAGCTCTTGTTGACTCAAAGCGGATGGCTGCATTAATTGACAATTCTTCTAAAAACTACGATTTTATAATCCTTGATACGCCTCCAATCGTTCTGGTGGCGGATGCTCTAGCAGTGGGCAAAATGACTGATGGTATTTTATTGGTAGTCCGGCCAGGCGTGGTTGATACTGTCAGTGCTGCTGCTTGTAAGCAATTTTTGGTGCAATCAGGTCAGAAGATTTTAGGTTTGGTAGTCAATGGTGTGATTGTAGAGAACGAACCTGATAGTTATTTCCACCATGCCAAGGCATACTACAAGGAAGATGCCAGTACGCCAAAAATGCTGACAGCTAAGGCTCCCAAAAATAGCGATCGCTTTTAA
- a CDS encoding CHASE2 domain-containing protein: protein MTIKISVLNSLLPGVIAGVISVTMWQLEGWKPLENLGYNTLFQIRDRGILLSPKWDERVVVIAIDETSLQEYGRFPWKRDRYAQLLQALSASPPDVIGFDILFAEESPEDSQFADAMFAKGNVVLARVWDDKGKPLPIVPNLVEAAAAQGHILHKPDTDGISRQATLFVREIPSLGVAMLQVYNNSNQIPVSDRSVEFQPVLLNWLGKTQSLPTYSFVDVVAGKFPKNAFAGKLVLVGITATASDPLLTPLNQNPPTAGVYIHAAVIDNLLNNRLLSTVPIWGMVLLLLLVGPVSSWLFSTQGSKGRIAIAFLLLIVWYATALLLFTFANVWISIAAPIGTMVLSGVILQLREQQEKQQLMSLFEKYMAPETASLIWRRKTEIFHKGELKAQEMVATVLFMDIRGFTTISEKLTPRELLIWLNEYLDAMSDCIMNNGGVIDKYIGDAIMAVFGIPFPHTKPEEIQQDALNAIAASLAMHERLQQLNEHLLAQNKPKIEFGIGIHTGLIIAGSVGGSRRLNYSVLGDTVNIAARLEAMNKDVKEGNPYRLLVTGETYGYVRDRYYARPVKNLQLRGRERETLICAILGKK, encoded by the coding sequence ATGACTATTAAAATTTCGGTGTTAAATTCTTTATTGCCGGGAGTTATTGCTGGTGTAATTTCCGTGACGATGTGGCAACTGGAGGGATGGAAACCGCTAGAAAATCTGGGGTACAATACGCTGTTTCAAATTCGCGATAGGGGAATTTTGCTATCGCCAAAATGGGACGAACGGGTGGTGGTAATTGCAATTGATGAAACCAGTTTGCAGGAGTATGGGCGATTTCCCTGGAAACGCGATCGCTATGCACAGCTATTGCAAGCGTTATCAGCATCTCCACCAGATGTGATTGGTTTTGATATTCTATTTGCTGAAGAAAGTCCCGAAGATAGCCAATTTGCTGACGCTATGTTTGCTAAGGGAAATGTAGTTTTGGCGAGGGTTTGGGATGACAAAGGTAAACCTTTACCAATCGTACCAAATTTAGTAGAAGCTGCTGCTGCACAAGGGCATATTTTACACAAACCTGATACAGATGGTATCAGCCGTCAGGCGACGCTATTTGTGCGTGAAATTCCATCGCTAGGGGTGGCAATGCTGCAAGTTTATAATAACAGTAACCAAATACCCGTAAGCGATCGCTCTGTTGAATTTCAGCCTGTCTTACTTAATTGGCTTGGAAAAACCCAATCTTTACCAACTTATTCGTTTGTGGATGTTGTGGCTGGGAAATTTCCTAAAAACGCTTTCGCTGGTAAGTTGGTTTTAGTTGGTATCACAGCTACAGCTTCCGATCCCCTGCTGACACCTTTAAATCAAAATCCTCCGACTGCTGGGGTATATATTCATGCAGCTGTAATCGATAATTTGCTTAATAACAGGCTGCTTTCTACTGTACCCATCTGGGGAATGGTGCTGTTGTTGCTGTTGGTTGGCCCTGTTTCCAGTTGGTTATTTTCCACCCAAGGGTCAAAAGGAAGAATTGCGATCGCGTTTTTATTGCTGATAGTTTGGTATGCAACTGCACTATTATTATTCACCTTCGCTAATGTCTGGATTTCCATCGCCGCACCAATTGGGACAATGGTGCTATCAGGGGTGATTTTACAATTGCGAGAACAGCAGGAAAAGCAACAGCTAATGAGTCTGTTTGAAAAATACATGGCTCCGGAGACTGCTAGTTTAATTTGGCGGCGGAAAACTGAAATTTTTCATAAAGGTGAGTTAAAAGCTCAAGAAATGGTAGCGACGGTTTTATTTATGGATATTCGGGGTTTTACTACCATTTCGGAGAAACTAACACCCCGCGAGTTACTAATTTGGCTAAACGAGTATTTGGATGCAATGAGCGATTGCATTATGAACAACGGCGGCGTTATAGATAAATATATTGGGGATGCAATTATGGCAGTGTTTGGTATTCCGTTTCCTCACACGAAGCCGGAAGAAATTCAGCAAGATGCTTTGAATGCGATCGCTGCTAGTTTAGCCATGCACGAACGGCTGCAACAGCTTAATGAACACCTGCTGGCTCAAAACAAGCCAAAAATTGAATTTGGCATTGGCATTCACACTGGTCTAATTATCGCTGGTAGTGTGGGCGGTTCTCGACGTTTAAATTACTCAGTGCTGGGAGATACTGTTAATATTGCTGCGCGACTAGAGGCGATGAATAAGGATGTCAAAGAAGGCAATCCGTATCGTCTGTTAGTTACTGGCGAAACCTATGGATATGTGCGCGATCGCTATTACGCCCGACCCGTCAAAAACCTTCAATTGAGAGGTCGAGAACGAGAGACTTTGATTTGTGCAATTCTGGGCAAAAAATAA
- a CDS encoding thylakoid membrane photosystem I accumulation factor, with amino-acid sequence MNIRLLLFRFGILAAYRRSWRHLFDRYLLRLIACLGLLLLLGTPSALAGINDDYFDGNIFALYAGNGSLVPPKATLADSFARKKPALLVFFVDDSSDCKQYAIVVNRLQAFYGRAANIMPINVDAIPEKSTFTATEPGYYYEGVVPQTVLLNQKGEVVLNEKGKVEYEKVDDVLREVFDLLPRSESAELKRRTFNEFNTELTK; translated from the coding sequence ATGAATATTCGTCTTTTACTTTTTCGATTCGGTATTCTGGCAGCTTATCGCCGTTCGTGGCGGCATCTTTTTGACCGCTACTTGTTGAGGCTAATTGCTTGTTTGGGTTTGCTGCTGCTGCTGGGAACTCCCTCAGCCTTAGCAGGCATCAACGACGATTACTTTGACGGCAATATCTTCGCTCTCTACGCTGGCAATGGCTCACTGGTGCCGCCGAAAGCGACTTTGGCAGACTCTTTCGCCCGGAAAAAACCTGCGCTGCTGGTGTTCTTTGTAGACGATAGCAGCGATTGCAAGCAGTACGCGATCGTCGTCAACCGCTTACAAGCTTTTTATGGTCGGGCGGCAAATATTATGCCCATCAACGTAGATGCTATTCCAGAAAAATCCACCTTTACAGCTACCGAACCCGGCTATTACTATGAAGGTGTCGTCCCTCAGACAGTCTTGCTCAACCAGAAAGGCGAGGTTGTGCTGAACGAGAAGGGCAAGGTCGAGTATGAGAAGGTAGATGATGTCTTGCGGGAGGTGTTTGACTTGTTGCCTCGTTCCGAATCAGCAGAACTGAAGCGGCGAACATTCAATGAGTTTAATACCGAATTAACCAAATAA
- a CDS encoding FecR family protein, with protein MKLHPARTFRLLALVLTGILLVALPLLAKDLQLPSSRFVEVRQIRGTVTYQGRQAKVGDRLTTSGQQIATGANSSAVLAVDTAIATINVSENSILQVKNLSLAAKGGRVTVLGVPKGQARIQARTLKNPNSRLEISSPSGVAGVRGTVFGVAVDPKGKTGISTLEGAVATTAKGQTVMINGGYSSVIFPGSPPTSPRLTKDKLKYKLESLSAIGNNKIRLICIVDPLNLAFLNNRSLEINQKGKIDAILPAPANSDLRLVVRSPLGDEKYYNLSAKLRESGVNSQ; from the coding sequence ATGAAATTGCACCCAGCTAGAACTTTCCGACTGTTAGCATTGGTATTAACGGGTATTTTATTAGTAGCCTTACCCTTGCTGGCTAAGGATCTTCAATTGCCTTCGAGCCGCTTTGTGGAAGTGAGGCAGATTCGCGGGACAGTAACTTACCAAGGAAGACAGGCAAAAGTAGGCGATCGCTTGACAACATCTGGGCAGCAAATCGCTACGGGAGCAAACTCCAGCGCTGTTTTAGCTGTAGACACTGCGATCGCTACTATCAATGTTTCAGAAAATTCCATTTTACAAGTTAAAAATCTTTCTCTAGCTGCCAAGGGCGGTAGGGTGACTGTCCTGGGGGTGCCTAAAGGGCAGGCAAGGATACAAGCACGAACCTTAAAAAACCCTAATTCGCGCTTGGAAATTAGCTCTCCATCTGGTGTTGCTGGCGTTCGCGGCACCGTGTTTGGCGTTGCGGTTGATCCCAAAGGGAAAACAGGAATTTCTACGCTTGAAGGCGCCGTAGCCACCACAGCTAAAGGGCAAACTGTGATGATAAATGGTGGTTACTCTTCTGTTATTTTTCCTGGTTCCCCGCCAACCTCACCTCGGTTGACGAAGGATAAATTAAAATACAAATTGGAAAGTTTGTCAGCAATCGGCAACAACAAAATCCGGTTGATTTGTATAGTCGATCCGCTAAATTTGGCATTCCTTAATAACCGTTCCCTAGAGATAAATCAAAAGGGTAAAATTGATGCAATACTTCCTGCGCCAGCCAATTCTGATTTGCGGCTAGTGGTTCGTAGCCCGTTGGGAGACGAAAAATATTATAACTTAAGTGCAAAACTTCGGGAATCAGGAGTCAATAGTCAGTAG
- a CDS encoding Mur ligase family protein, with protein MRISFFDRFRLGVAVAVAKTVTALVRSLRLGAASVLPGEIARRLHPNLLQLLSRQVKHGVIFIAGTNGKTTTSLLLRTMLERQGWRIAHNAAGANLVNGLMTALLANTNLIGQLSADYAILEVDENILPKVLPSIQPKFILCLNLFRDQLDRYGEVDTISQRWKDAIAQLPKETVVILNGDDPTLSYLGQQLPQRVLSFGLSEPEAYLDEIPHAVDSIYCPRCGHSLDYQGVYLSHQGDFHCPSCGFEKSKLAIDSRKWPQILIGIYNKYNTLAAVLAAQEIGVDTDTLLDTIKNFHAAFGRSEELEVAGKKVRILLSKNPVALNETIRAVNQQRSNGGFSTTLMVLNDRTPDGTDVSWIWDVDTEKLVEKGGTVVVSGDRVYDMALRIRYSQAEGNVCKLIVKEDLQDAIATALEHTPTGETLHILPTYSAMLEVRGILTGRQIL; from the coding sequence GTGAGGATATCATTTTTCGATAGATTTCGGCTAGGCGTGGCGGTGGCGGTGGCGAAGACGGTAACGGCGCTGGTGCGATCGCTGCGGCTGGGGGCTGCTAGTGTATTACCTGGGGAAATTGCCCGTCGCCTGCATCCGAATCTGTTGCAGCTGCTGTCTCGTCAGGTGAAACACGGGGTTATTTTCATTGCGGGGACGAATGGGAAGACGACGACATCGCTGCTGTTGCGGACGATGCTGGAACGTCAGGGATGGCGAATTGCCCACAATGCTGCTGGTGCTAATCTGGTAAATGGATTAATGACAGCACTGTTGGCAAACACGAACTTAATCGGTCAGTTGAGCGCTGATTATGCGATTTTGGAGGTAGATGAAAATATTCTGCCCAAGGTTCTGCCTTCTATTCAACCGAAATTTATTTTATGTTTAAATCTGTTTCGGGATCAGCTGGATAGGTACGGTGAAGTTGATACGATAAGCCAACGTTGGAAAGATGCGATCGCGCAGCTTCCAAAAGAAACTGTGGTAATCTTAAACGGTGATGACCCGACGTTATCTTATTTGGGTCAGCAGTTGCCGCAACGGGTTTTATCTTTTGGGCTAAGCGAACCAGAAGCCTATCTTGACGAAATTCCTCACGCGGTAGATTCTATTTATTGTCCTCGGTGCGGTCATTCTCTCGATTATCAGGGCGTCTACTTATCTCATCAAGGCGATTTTCACTGTCCCAGTTGTGGCTTTGAGAAAAGCAAGCTGGCAATTGACAGCCGAAAATGGCCTCAAATATTAATCGGCATTTACAACAAATATAATACGCTGGCGGCTGTATTAGCAGCTCAAGAAATTGGGGTCGATACAGATACTCTTCTCGATACAATTAAAAACTTCCACGCGGCTTTTGGGCGGTCTGAGGAATTAGAAGTTGCGGGAAAAAAGGTGCGGATTTTGTTATCAAAAAATCCCGTGGCGTTGAATGAAACTATTCGCGCCGTTAATCAGCAAAGAAGTAATGGTGGTTTCTCTACAACACTGATGGTGTTGAACGATCGCACGCCCGACGGTACAGATGTATCGTGGATTTGGGATGTGGATACGGAAAAGTTGGTGGAGAAGGGGGGAACTGTGGTGGTGAGCGGCGATCGCGTCTATGATATGGCGCTGCGTATCCGCTATAGTCAAGCTGAGGGAAATGTCTGCAAGTTGATTGTAAAGGAAGATTTGCAGGATGCGATCGCTACAGCTTTAGAACACACTCCGACAGGGGAAACTTTGCACATTTTACCTACTTATTCGGCGATGTTGGAAGTGCGCGGGATTTTGACTGGGCGGCAGATTTTGTGA
- a CDS encoding glycosyltransferase family 4 protein has protein sequence MRKPVLTIFYQFNPSGISIGGIQTVIRTFVKYAPSEFEIRLVGTENDPSQPIGVWRDAQVAGREIRFMPLFFIENDNFKKLVPTSIKYTAALLGRNLSSDFMHFHRLEPTLATLKWTGEKTLFIHNDIQKQVNSTDKKNAILWQRFPAAYFAIEHYLISQFSQILSCNTDSVQHYQQRYPDIAERVSYVKNTVDNEICYPLTEDEREQARRSLAQQMGLAQDTRFILFAGRLHAQKDPVLLIRSIAALNNANVHLLIAGDGDLKDELNSEISRFGLSKQVTLLGPLAQTELAQLQRICSVFVLTSVYEGLPMVALEALASGTPVVTTKCGETPNLLTPDSGVVCEERTPAAVADALRKVLHNSGDYPIEACVKAAKPFSARTVVGDIYSDMLSRWEQGNLSTSQINHKSFTGVSQ, from the coding sequence ATGCGTAAACCTGTTTTGACTATCTTCTACCAATTCAATCCTAGTGGCATTAGCATCGGGGGTATTCAAACAGTCATACGCACCTTTGTCAAATACGCTCCTAGCGAGTTTGAAATCCGACTGGTAGGAACGGAAAACGATCCATCCCAACCCATAGGAGTATGGCGAGACGCCCAAGTGGCAGGCAGAGAAATCCGCTTTATGCCCTTGTTTTTTATAGAAAACGATAACTTTAAAAAATTAGTACCAACCTCTATTAAATATACGGCTGCCCTTTTGGGTCGTAACTTGAGTTCAGACTTCATGCACTTTCACAGGCTGGAACCGACCCTAGCAACTCTTAAATGGACTGGTGAGAAAACTCTTTTTATTCACAATGATATTCAAAAGCAGGTAAATTCTACAGACAAGAAAAATGCTATTTTATGGCAACGTTTTCCAGCAGCGTATTTTGCGATCGAACACTATCTTATAAGTCAGTTTTCCCAAATCTTGTCGTGCAACACCGATTCAGTGCAACATTACCAGCAGCGTTACCCAGACATAGCAGAGCGCGTTTCCTACGTCAAAAACACAGTAGATAACGAAATTTGCTACCCATTAACCGAGGATGAACGCGAACAAGCTAGGCGAAGCTTAGCACAGCAAATGGGTTTAGCCCAGGATACGCGCTTTATTCTATTTGCTGGTCGCCTTCACGCCCAAAAAGATCCCGTACTGCTAATCCGCTCCATTGCCGCCCTGAACAATGCAAATGTTCACCTGCTCATAGCGGGCGATGGAGACTTAAAAGATGAGCTAAATTCTGAAATTTCCCGCTTTGGATTGTCCAAACAGGTAACGTTGCTGGGACCATTAGCCCAGACAGAACTTGCACAGTTGCAGCGCATATGCAGTGTTTTTGTACTAACTAGCGTCTATGAGGGTCTTCCTATGGTTGCTCTCGAAGCACTTGCCAGCGGTACGCCAGTGGTGACAACCAAATGCGGCGAAACTCCCAACCTGCTGACTCCTGACAGTGGAGTGGTATGCGAGGAGCGAACGCCAGCCGCAGTTGCAGATGCGTTGCGTAAGGTACTGCACAATAGCGGAGATTATCCAATTGAGGCGTGCGTTAAAGCTGCCAAACCTTTCAGTGCCAGGACTGTTGTGGGTGATATCTACAGCGATATGCTAAGCCGCTGGGAACAGGGGAATTTGTCTACTAGCCAGATTAATCATAAAAGCTTTACCGGGGTTTCACAATGA